A single Cyclopterus lumpus isolate fCycLum1 chromosome 1, fCycLum1.pri, whole genome shotgun sequence DNA region contains:
- the LOC117730861 gene encoding beta-1,3-galactosyltransferase 1-like: MENGRRHFRHTSICLLGAAAFFFIYLNWDWKWVSSLTPPLSSAAAGPQGEDPGPYHVAYPKNYKYIMDDTPTCNTKTPFLVLMVHIATGDVAARDTIRKTWGSEKLVLGRPVETLFVLGLPGGPDAERQQEELKQENLQHHDLVQSNFQDSYHNLTIKTMMMLEWLAAHCSKASYVMKIDSDVLLHVHNVVQLLLDPSTAKLNYLTGLVWWHSPVLRNPFNKFYMPRNVVAEAEYPPYPLGMAYIMSLDLPAKILAVSPRIKPIFIEDAYLGMCMQRLGIPPTDPPEKTMFIVDPEHPLSRCSLSKVIAVTTTSILQMRSYWERSRQPDAGC, encoded by the coding sequence ATGGAGAACGGGCGGAGACACTTCAGACACACCTCCATCTGCCTCCTGGGGGCGGCGGCCTTCTTCTTCATCTACCTCAACTGGGACTGGAAATGGGTGAGCAGCTTAACTCCACCATtgtcatcagcagcagcaggaccacAAGGGGAGGATCCTGGACCGTATCATGTGGCCTATCCAAAGAACTACAAATACATCATGGACGACACGCCCACGTGCAACACCAAGACTCCTTTCCTGGTCCTGATGGTTCATATTGCAACCGGTGACGTTGCAGCCCGGGACACCATCAGGAAGACGTGGGGAAGTGAGAAACTGGTTCTGGGTCGGCCGGTGGAGACTCTCTTCGTACTGGGCCTCCCTGGGGGACCGGATGCTGAGCggcagcaggaggagctcaAACAGGAGAACCTGCAGCACCATGACCTGGTCCAGAGCAACTTCCAGGACAGCTACCACAACCTGACCATCAAGACGATGATGATGCTGGAGTGGCTGGCGGCGCACTGCAGCAAGGCTTCCTATGTCATGAAGATCGACTCTGATGTGTTACTGCATGTCCACAACGTGGTTCAACTGCTGCTGGATCCCAGCACGGCCAAACTCAACTACCTGACAGGTTTGGTGTGGTGGCACAGCCCGGTTTTAAGGAACCCATTCAACAAGTTTTACATGCCAAGGAACGTGGTAGCTGAGGCGGAGTACCCCCCCTATCCTCTGGGCATGGCCTACATCATGTCCCTGGACCTGCCGGCCAAGATCCTGGCCGTCTCTCCTCGGATTAAACCTATCTTCATTGAAGACGCCTACCTGGGTATGTGCATGCAGCGCTTGGGCATTCCCCCCACCGACCCACCGGAAAAGACCATGTTCATCGTGGACCCCGAGCATCCTCTGAGCCGCTGCAGCCTTTCAAAGGTGATCGCCGTGACAACGACAAGCATCCTACAGATGAGAAGTTACTGGGAGCGCAGCCGACAGCCGGACGCTGGATGCTGA